A genome region from Megalobrama amblycephala isolate DHTTF-2021 linkage group LG18, ASM1881202v1, whole genome shotgun sequence includes the following:
- the LOC125253199 gene encoding olfactory receptor 2K2-like, producing the protein MDNVSSFSLFSLTALNDTSRSSRITIFSFALPGYFLTIFVNAVLIFIIVLEKVLHQPMYIFLCNLCINGLYGATGFYPSLLYYLLNKHNVISLEQCAIQSFAIFTYAIGEFTNLSVMAFDRYLAICRPLYYHTVMTTMTVWRLLTFIWMFPCCTAILIILMTLRFPICMNQINKLYCETWVLERLACRVDTAQYVINGILTCAVNALVWFVFLSYIKILISCKHSVQNHKKFITTCLPHLVAFLNYVVWSLFNALYELFGTSNLPQGFKNFLSVSFVIVPPLLNPIIYGIVLTPIRTKVKYVFQSLRSKHTD; encoded by the coding sequence ATGGACAACGTCTCCTCCTTCTCCTTGTTCTCTCTCACAGCTCTAAACGACACCAGCAGGTCCAGCAGGATCACTATATTCTCTTTTGCCCTCCCAGGCTATTTTCTGACCATTTTTGTCAACGCAGTCTTGATTTTCATAATTGTTCTGGAGAAAGTTCTCCACCAGCctatgtacatttttttgtgCAATTTATGTATAAATGGATTATACGGAGCCACAGGATTTTATCCATCCCTACTGTATTATTTACTTAACAAACACAATGTAATTTCTCTGGAACAATGTGCCATCCAAAGTTTTGCCATTTTCACCTATGCAATAGGTGAGTTTACTAATTTGAGCGTAATGGCATTCGATAGGTATTTAGCAATCTGCAGACCGCTATACTACCATACTGTCATGACAACTATGACTGTTTGGAGGCTGCTGACTTTCATATGGATGTTTCCCTGCTGCACTGCAATACTGATCATACTGATGACGCTCAGGTTTCCGATTTGCATGAATCAGATAAACAAACTGTACTGTGAAACCTGGGTCTTGGAGAGACTTGCCTGCAGGGTGGACACTGCTCAGTATGTGATCAATGGTATTTTAACGTGTGCTGTGAATGCTCTGGTatggtttgtgtttttatcatatataaaaatactgaTCTCTTGTAAACACTCTGTTCAAAACCACAAGAAGTTCATAACCACATGTCTACCACATTTGGTAGCCTTTTTGAATTATGTGGTGTGGTCACTTTTTAATGCCCTATATGAGCTGTTTGGAACTAGCAATCTGCCTCAGggttttaaaaactttttgtcAGTTTCCTTTGTGATTGTTCCACCTCTGCTCAATCCTATAATATATGGAATTGTTCTAACTCCTATTAGGACCAAAGTAAAGTATGTATTCCAAAGCTTAAGATCAAAACATACTGACTGA